A genomic segment from Stegostoma tigrinum isolate sSteTig4 chromosome 1, sSteTig4.hap1, whole genome shotgun sequence encodes:
- the rxfp3 gene encoding relaxin-3 receptor 1 — translation MDFDLIASNRTAAAEQGCRFRPVSFAWLSAFNRSNESRAGEPLSGDLEAGGTSAAARIVISVVYSAVCALGLLGNVLVLYLMKSRRGWKKSSINLFVTGLAATDFQFVLTLPFWAVDTAMDFSWPFGRVMCKVVSLVTVMNMYASVFFLTAMSMARYWSVASALKPRSKMSGCSAMWVSIVIWISAVLASIPHAVFSTTTRISNEELCVLKFPDHNGSGQFWLGLYQIQKVLLGFLIPLVLITVCYLLLLRYVTNRNVSSSSASRRSKVTKSVTIVVLSFFLCWLPNQALTFWGVLIKLNAVQFTSEYYIAQSYIFPITVCLAHTNSCLNPILYCLMRREFRKALKGMFWRMSSPTIIHMRPFTASTKPEQDEQRHVIIPKNPVQPEILYYPPGVVMCNGRYDILPANSAEPRY, via the coding sequence ATGGACTTCGACCTCATCGCCAGCAACCGGACGGCGGCTGCGGAGCAGGGCTGCCGGTTTCGGCCCGTTAGCTTCGCCTGGCTCTCCGCCTTCAACCGGAGCAACGAGTCTCGGGCGGGGGAGCCGCTGAGCGGCGACTTGGAGGCGGGAGGCACTTCAGCCGCCGCCCGCATCGTCATCTCGGTGGTGTACTCGGCGGTGTGCGCTCTGGGGCTGCTCGGTAACGTGCTGGTCCTCTACCTGATGAAGAGCAGGCGGGGCTGGAAGAAATCCTCCATTAACCTGTTCGTCACCGGACTGGCGGCCACTGACTTCCAGTTCGTGCTGACCCTGCCCTTCTGGGCGGTGGACACGGCGATGGACTTCAGCTGGCCCTTCGGCCGGGTCATGTGCAAGGTTGTCTCCCTGGTGACCGTCATGAACATGTACGCCAGCGTCTTCTTCCTCACCGCCATGAGCATGGCCCGCTATTGGTCGGTAGCTTCCGCCCTGAAGCCCAGGAGCAAGATGAGCGGCTGCTCGGCCATGTGGGTCAGCATCGTGATCTGGATCTCCGCTGTGCTGGCCAGCATCCCGCACGCTGTCTTCTCCACCACCACCAGGATCTCCAACGAGGAGCTGTGCGTGCTGAAGTTCCCGGACCACAACGGCTCCGGTCAGTTCTGGCTGGGTCTCTACCAGatccagaaggtgctgttgggCTTCCTCATCCCTTTGGTCCTCATCACGGTCTGCTACCTGCTGTTGCTGCGCTACGTGACCAACAGGAATGTCAGCAGCTCCAGCGCCAGCCGGAGGTCCAAGGTGACCAAGTCGGTCACCATTGTCGTTCTGTCCTTCTTTCTGTGCTGGCTCCCCAACCAGGCGCTGACTTTCTGGGGAGTCCTGATCAAACTCAACGCCGTTCAGTTCACCTCCGAGTACTACATCGCCCAGTCCTACATCTTCCCCATCACCGTCTGCCTGGCTCACACTAACAGCTGCCTGAACCCCATCCTGTACTGCCTGATGAGGAGAGAGTTCCGCAAGGCGCTGAAAGGCATGTTCTGGAGGATGTCCTCCCCCACCATTATACACATGCGGCCCTTCACAGCCAGCACTAAGCCAGAACAGGATGAGCAGAGGCATGTCATCATTCCGAAAAACCCGGTCCAGCCGGAGATTTTGTATTACCCTCCGGGGGTTGTGATGTGCAACGGGCGATATGACATCTTGCCCGCCAACTCTGCGGAGCCCCGCTATTAA